The genomic interval GTTTTGATGAGCCACGACGTAATGTATGAGGCACGCAATATATGAGAAGGATaaggaggcgggggggggggttgatcttAGACTATCGTGAACCAAGAGCTGGAACACGTATGGCAGGCACGGCCAGGGGTAACTCTGCTTTCTTTTGGTCTTCGGCTGGAGTATCCGGTACGTCATGTCATGTAGGATAGCTGCGAGTTGATCGAGTCAGGACACGAAGAGAATGTTGATATTGCACCCAAGGTCGGCCGCTGCCTTATGCCTCATGCCTTAGCTTGTTGTTCCCCAGAACCCGGATGGTGGGTGGGGCCTTGACAGAAGACACGACGGCTCCAAGTCCGAATCACGTCAACTGCCGTCACGGCTTTTGATGGTTGGCGTGACTTGAAGCTTATCATCAGCCGCGGGACGCGGACGACAAGAGCACGACATCACGACAGGTAGCGATAATAGGCGCCTTGGAGAGGCATCTCGATGACATGTCTCTCCATCTCGATGATAACCGTCGCTcaagggtgatggtgtgtaTCCAGACTCTCACGCTCGAGTAGCCGGTCGCCTGCCAAAACGGTTGCACGTGCATCTTGGTACTGCGTCGTTACTCGATTGCCTTGACTGCCACGATGATGCCTACGGCAATCTGCAGTCGAGGGTCATTCTTTCCCCAGCTTGACAGCTGTCACAACTTGATTTCCTGTAccatgctgatgatgggagtCTCAGATATGTTTGCCTGAATGGCATGCGCGTTTTTCGAGAATGCCATCTGACGATACCACATATATATTTTAACGACGAGCGAAACACCTTAAAGGAGGATGACACCAGGGTAAAAACGCTGTCTGGCTGTGATACCTTGTCAACGGGCAACGCCATTTGAGTTCTGACAGTTATCATGCTTCCCATCACCGGTGCGAACCAACCTCATCTCTGTGGTCAAGGACACCACGACGACCCTAGTGAGGGATCAGGTACATCCGGCAGAAGGATGGGACAGAACCGAATGTGAATTTGGGCGGGGGGCTTTGGGACGAAGGGGCGCAAAGAATACCATTGCGACCTGCTGTCCTCGCGACCTGCTGTCCCACTTCTTGGCTCGCAAAGCTTTTTCGGCCACAGCCTCTCCCCTTGGCTCGTTGGCTTAGGTTTGCACCACTGAGGGCGTGTATCACCAACTCACAAAGGCAGAGCCTGCCATGCCAGGATTGGTACCGGCGGCCCATTGACACAAATCCGGGGAGGTACCTGGATAGGTCATCCTATGTACATACAGTTCGCGGCCAGTCCGATCACGGTGGTCTCGCACcatgtctctttttttcccgcTCATGGTCCGCACGAATGCGGCTCAGAAACCGTTGATTCAGTTCAACGTAACGACACGGGATATTTCCCcccctgttgttgttgttgttgtcccgGCAGGTTTAGACGAGTTTCCCTCTTTCCGATTTTCAAGGTTACGCTGCCACACACATCGACATTCACATGGAGATCCAACCAGACTCGGAGGTggtccccaaaccccctgtGAGTCCTTTTGTTGTACCCGACtggggtttggtttggggttgcTGATTTTCGAGACAGGCGACAAGAGTTCAGGTACTTGTGCCTACGAGATGGGTACAAGACTTTTGATCTACCTCGATTACCACACCGCCGCCTAGCCCGAAAAGGCGCCGACTCGCCCCAAGTGTCTGTCAGTCGCTGTCAGGCACATAGATATAAAGCATAAAAACAAGAGatctctcctccctccctgaTCTGATCTCgagcaacaaccaccgctTTCATCTCAAACACCACTTCAGCCTGAAGCCACAATATCAATACGGGACCCTTTGGTCTTACATCTTTGTCTATCACACACCTTCTTCTTACCTACCTTTTCAACATGAAGATCTCGGTCCGCACCACGGGTCTTCCCCTCTGCCGGGCTGCTCTACCCGGCAGAGCCGTCAGAACAATGGCCACAGCCGccgttgccgccgccacccaTGTCTCCTCAGGGTCGTCGTCACCCATGAGCATGCCACCACGCTTGTTCAACGTCCGAGCCGCGCAAAACGCCAGACTCCCTGTTCAACCTGCCTCACCCCCAcgccagcccaccaccaccaccatcaccccccaaagtcaaacccaccccctcatGCCCCCGGGCTACATCGCCACAActgccaccctccccaccttcaccatccccagcgtcatcctccccaccccatcccaccacctcctcgcaAAATCCATCATCTCGGCCTTCCGACGAGACGGCATAATTCAAATAGCCCAatcccctctccaacaacgccTCTGCAAAGAAGCAATGGCAGCCTCAAAGAAGTTCTTTGCACTCCCGCCCGAGAAAAAGGCGGCTTGCGTGGATGAACGGTCGTATGGGGGTTACATCGCCTCCGGGGAAGAGGTCACCGACGGCATAGCCGACTACAGCGAGATattcaccatcacccgcgATTTCGCCAAGACTGACTCGAGGGTCAAGGCGGGGTGGCCTTGTCATGGACCTGTTCCCTGGCCTGAGAATGGGGGAATGAGggagacgatgatgaggtaTAAGACCGAGCtaggggaggaagggaagaggttggtgaggttggtggagatggggttggggcttgaggagggggagctggggcgctggattggtgatgatgggaaacagggggagggggggtggcaTCACGCACGGGTCTTGCGGTTTCCTCCCCGGAACAAGACTaatgggaaagggaaggaggggagggggattggCTCGCACACGGATTATGGGCTGCTGGTTATCTCGGCGcaggatgaggttggggggttgtttattCGGCGGCCGAGtcgggaggagaggtttgcGAATTGGGAGGAGAGTGCTGCGGgcttgagggaggaggaggaggggtgggtttttGTCCCGCCTGTTGGGGGGACGCATACGGTTATTcttggtgagttttttttttttttttgactcCTTCTACAACCTGGAGGATGATTGGACTAATGAGGGGAAAATAGGGGATATGATGCAGTACTTGACGAGAAACTACCTCACCGCAACGCCTCACAAGGTCGGCCTGAACACACGAGAGAGGTTCGCGTTTGCGTATTTTCACGAGCCGAGCTTTCAGGCTGTGTTGAAGCCCCTGAATGGTGGTGTCATCCCAACAGACCTAGACGacagcagaaaaaaagacaagggGGTGCACTACGGGACGCATTTCACGAATATGTTTATCAGGAATTATCCCGAGAGGATCACGACGAAGAGGTTGCTGGCCGAGGGGCGGtatgggttgttggagaggcCTGAGTTGAGGACTATTGGGGCGGTTCCTACTACCACCACTGTCGAGAAGTCGGTATGACTCGGAGATGATGAGTTGTcaaagaggtggtggcgttggggtGATGGTGCGTCATGCTTGTCTTGGATACAGCAGCAGGTGGGGTGATATCGGAgtctggggtggtggtcaggGGGTCAGGGGTGAGGGAGTAGTGCATGTACATCATATTGTTTTTTGGGAGTTTGGTGGGGAGTTGACGTGGTACGATAGCTTGATTTGGATATGTGGGTTTGGAGTCCTGGGTATCTGCTTTTGGTAGTATTTCTTTGGTTGGTAAAGGGGCGGGAGCAAAACCTGGAGtttattttgtttttttgtctATTTTTCTTTAATGTAGTTTTCTTTTGCAGATATTTTACGATACCTAAGTAATCATCATCTTACCTATCTATTATCATCTTCAATCCCACCCGGTCAAAGATCTTTGATTTGACTGTCTTGTTGTTCGTTGACATTACTGAGTTTGATGTCTAAGGCTGGACAGCAAAAAGAGATCCACAATTATTGGAATGTTACCAGGTTGGCCTTGGATGGTGACAACTTGACGGCCGTTTCGGAAGGAGTTTCCCTTCTCAAACCCCGAGCATTTACCTTTCGGATTCAGGTTGCCGGATCtgcttacctaccttaaCTTGGCTGGCCAAAAATTCAAGACATCCAGACTACGTTGGCTTAAGCACTGAGACattggtgtggtggtgcagcagcaggagcgTTACATCAAACGCACGCAACTGTCCGGCTGCTGTGCATCTGAAATGTCTGAGATTGGATATTGGTTTTGGCGTTGGGATCcacgggtggtgttgggtcaGGTAAGTTGAGATCTGAGATTGTTGCGATGAGAGTCAGGTTTTGAGATGGGCGATCACATATTGGTTTCAGATCTgaggacgggaggggggtggcTTGCGTGGTTGACtgagggtgggaggttgggttgtttgaggCGGTGAGTTTCATGTCTGGGCTTGATTGAGGGTATCAGTTTGACAATCATGTGGCTTGATATTGAAAGGAAGTGAAAATCGTTGAACAGCCACATCGGTAGTTTTCTGGGACCACACGTTGTCATTATCAAACTTGACCGCAAATCCAACTTGTCCTGGATGCTTGGAAAGGTGAGTACCAACTCGAGATTTCAAATGTTCAAcaacccacctccacccacacccccttcccacacCCTCCATTTAACCGTTACGTCCGTTGACAACACACAGACATAACACATTGGAACTCCCAGAGACACCTAACCCATCCCCTTACCTCccacaacatcaccacccagccCGGGCACATCGGACATGAAAGCGGTAAGCTTGCCCCCGTCACCATCCATGTACAGCTCAAACTGATCCCCTTCCCAGTCGTCCATAACCGGTCCCGACCAGTCAACTACCGATCCGAAACCCCTCAACCAAGCCTCCTTAAACCCGTTAAACACGCAATCCAACCTGAAACCATTTGCCCATCTTTGCGGGGAAACCTCACCTATTTTGGGATGATCCTTGGGCCCACCATCAGATCTAAGACATTGGGCGCGCTGATATGACCTGTCGGAGTCGGACCGCATCTGATGGTTGTGGGAGTCGGGTAGTTGCGGGGAAAGG from Podospora pseudoanserina strain CBS 124.78 chromosome 6, whole genome shotgun sequence carries:
- a CDS encoding hypothetical protein (EggNog:ENOG503NWW8; COG:Q) encodes the protein MKISVRTTGLPLCRAALPGRAVRTMATAAVAAATHVSSGSSSPMSMPPRLFNVRAAQNARLPVQPASPPRQPTTTTITPQSQTHPLMPPGYIATTATLPTFTIPSVILPTPSHHLLAKSIISAFRRDGIIQIAQSPLQQRLCKEAMAASKKFFALPPEKKAACVDERSYGGYIASGEEVTDGIADYSEIFTITRDFAKTDSRVKAGWPCHGPVPWPENGGMRETMMRYKTELGEEGKRLVRLVEMGLGLEEGELGRWIGDDGKQGEGGWHHARVLRFPPRNKTNGKGKEGRGIGSHTDYGLLVISAQDEVGGLFIRRPSREERFANWEESAAGLREEEEGWVFVPPVGGTHTVILGDMMQYLTRNYLTATPHKVGLNTRERFAFAYFHEPSFQAVLKPLNGGVIPTDLDDSRKKDKGVHYGTHFTNMFIRNYPERITTKRLLAEGRYGLLERPELRTIGAVPTTTTVEKSV